A genomic segment from Octopus sinensis linkage group LG4, ASM634580v1, whole genome shotgun sequence encodes:
- the LOC115210779 gene encoding uncharacterized protein C15orf61-like, protein MKVVNQIVQKIHLRSYPNRPLASEVLTCHLLQRQHPYWTSFSVYKKSVCNDHFGLSHFNWTVGKYNYHILRTGCFPFIKYHCTRRPYEDLTFDNTFFTFLKVINLGVPTLAYGIACWMLVRYHEDVETTKGTVRIYFLNKEEKNSQY, encoded by the exons ATGAAGGTGGTAAACCAGATTGTACAGAAAATTCACCTTCGTAGCTACCCAAATAGACCTTTGGCATCAGAAGTTCTCACATGCCACCTTCTTCAACGCCAACATCCATATTGGACATCGTTCAGCGTTTATAAAAAATCAGTGTGTAACGACCATTTTGGCCTCTCCCATTTCAACTGGACTGTTGGCAAATACAACTATCATATTTTAAGAACtggttgttttccttttattaagTATCATTGTACCAGACGACCTTATGAAGATCTGACATTTGATAACACATTTTTCACTTTTCTGAAGGTTATTAATTTAG GTGTTCCTACATTGGCATATGGCATTGCTTGCTGGATGTTGGTCAGATATCATGAAGATGTAGAAACTACAAAAGGCACCGTTCGAATATACTTcctgaataaagaagaaaaaaattcacagTACTGA